The following are encoded together in the Phaseolus vulgaris cultivar G19833 chromosome 9, P. vulgaris v2.0, whole genome shotgun sequence genome:
- the LOC137823164 gene encoding uncharacterized protein, producing the protein MGNTQSSNYSEQYPLGNSPLIFLRKTKFGRGPEALHTWTAHYNSFRSTCELELTKTNADYNQDQELTISIHDHASTHPNDYFKFTLDVTVKQGLLLGDAKVTGTASVLRLPVCKTPMAQDYSHGVSLVATICSTSDDGGFSVEIEKPSKHSKGELLKMFDDVKANGWWPHPTTSDWPIQLPNQNNNIPAIPSYNNNRSINNGGSFNGNGNGCYTVNQHFYGQGYQRIAFRDF; encoded by the exons ATGGGAAACACTCAAAGTAGCAACTACTCTGAGCAGTATCCTCTGGGCAATTCACCTCTGATTTTCCTTCGCAAGACCAAGTTCGGGAGAGGCCCTGAGGCTCTCCACACTTGGACTGCTCACTACAACTCCTTCAGAAGCACCTGTGAACTCGAGTTGACCAAAACCAACGCCGATTACAACCAGGATCAAGAGTTAACCATCTCAATCCACGACCACGCATCAACCCACCCAAACGACTACTTTAAATTTACGTTAGACGTGACTGTTAAACAAGGTCTTCTCTTGGGAGATGCTAAAGTTACCGGAACTGCAAGCGTGCTGCGTCTTCCGGTCTGCAAAACTCCTATGGCGCAAG ATTATTCTCACGGTGTCTCTCTTGTGGCCACGATTTGCAGTACTAGCGATGATGGAGGCTTCAGCGTTGAGATTGAGAAGCCTTCAAAGCATTCGAAAGGTGAGTTGTTGAAGATGTTTGATGATGTCAAAGCAAATGGGTGGTGGCCTCATCCCACCACTTCTGATTGGCCAATCCAGCTTCCAAACCAGAACAACAATATTCCTGCAATTCCTTCTTATAATAACAACAGAAGCATCAACAACGGTGGATCTTTTAATGGCAATGGTAACGGTTGTTATACAGTTAATCAGCATTTTTACGGTCAAGGATATCAAAGAATTGCGTTCAGAGATTTCTAG
- the LOC137823163 gene encoding outer envelope pore protein 16-2, chloroplastic has protein sequence MNLNTSSNLETRSLLDELCNFDKKGLFDLGHPLLNRILESFVKASGIGALQAVSREAYFTAVEGNGANSTGLPAEVSSTKKNQLPGLRGETSNKSLEAMVKSTGKESLQWGVAAGLYSGLTYGLKEARGAHDWKNSAVAGAITGATLALTLDDSNHEQIVQCAITGAAISTAANLLTGIF, from the exons ATGAATCTGAACACCAGTTCTAACTTGGAGACTCGGTCTCTTCTTGATGAACTCTGCAACTTCGACAAGAAAGGACTCTTCGATCTTGGACACCCTCTTCTCAACCGCATCCTCGAGAGCTTCGTCAAAGCTTCTGGA ATAGGAGCCCTTCAAGCTGTCTCCCGCGAGGCTTATTTCACAGCTGTTGAAG GTAACGGGGCAAATAGCACTGGTTTGCCTGCAGAAGTTTCAAGCACAAAGAAAAATCAGTTGCCAGGTCTTAGAG GAGAGACCAGTAACAAATCTCTGGAGGCCATG GTGAAGAGCACGGGCAAAGAGTCCTTACAATGGG GAGTGGCTGCAGGATTGTATTCAGGTCTGACATATGGGTTGAAGGAAGCTCGTGGAGCTCATGACTGG AAAAACAGCGCAGTTGCGGGAGCAATCACAGGGGCGACCCTTGCACTTACATTGGATGATTCGAACCATGAACAGATTGTGCAATGTGCTATCACAGGAGCTGCTATCTCCACTGCTGCAAATCTTCTCACTGGGATTTTCTAA